TTCTCCTTCATTGTGAACAGGCGGTTCCACTCCATGACCATCTTTCAGCTGTGCGACATCTTTGGGTTTGGGAAAGGACGTCAATCTTGTGTTCCTGACTTCCCGGAACACAATGATTTCTGGAAATTCATCGCTTCAGGAAACTTCATCTCTCGAGAGGCCAAGCAAGCTAGGATTCGTAGCCCTGTTCTGCGATATGCAGTGAGAGTGATCAGCAGTGTTATCTATGGGAAGACAGAACCCGCTGCAGTGACAAAAGATGAGCTAGCTCTTCTGTTCATCGGGGCTGGACACCTATGGCCTCAGGGCGCAGACATTACCTATGTTAGCGGGAAGGACATAAACATAGGAGCTGTGATCGCGGAGAAGCTTGCGTACTTCAAAGTTTCAGACACGAAGAGATGTGGGTTTGGAGCGGTTATCACACAAATCTTAAGGCAATGTGGAGTGTTTCTTCCACCTATTGACAGAGTGGTGGATAAGAAGGGGATGCATCAGAACTTTTTCGACATGAGAGCACTCATTAGCAGCCACTACCTCACCGGCCCTTGGCGAGGTAGCATCGACAAGTCAGCCCCTCATATCTACCAGTTCCAGGACCCACAAGGGAGAGAGCAATTTGTCAAACTACCCGATACCGCCATCACCGAGCTGACTGATCCAGGTGCCCTCATATTTCTACCACCGCCTGCATCTCTCTGCACCAGACCCGcgacactgaagaagaaaggagtcgCATCATCATCAACACACCAGCAGACACCACATGATGATATAGAGGAGGAGCCTGAAGATGAGGAAAGTCTTTTCCCCACGGATTTCACTCCGTATATGCTGCCACCAGCACCTCCCGCTACTGCATCCGCTGCTGAGATCAACGCTTGGTCCATCAAGAgccatcaaaccaacaactccatACTGCTGAAGATGTGGAAGGGAATCTGCAACATTAAGAAGGGATGCGCATCACAGCCAGCTGTTTCTGGAGATAGCGATGACGACTCAGGCGCTCACGACACCGCTGCTGGACCTGAGGCAGCGGaggactctgatgatgatggagcaTTGGAGAGGCGCTCGAAGAGGCGCACTGACCGCAACGCCTGATCGGTAATCTCTCTTGGAATTATTTTCACACcgagacggtgtgaagtaagtctgggggaggatgctacttatgtaccatattgctattatttcttttattttcttactttatcggatttgattgtgtttttaaaaaaaaaaaaaaaaaaaaaaaactctaaaaactctaaaaactctctacgtatttttatcagaccctgtgatgattattagactatttccttgtgtgctgtgcattacatttcatattggccatttttcaggactgttagcgcagacaaaccgaggaaccaTTTGACCAAACAACCTCtccttaaatcttttatcaagtctcggtgaattgtaatcgactcaactatttttgaccattaacgaatttaatttcttttgaccaggaatcaacatcaggaaacggtacaccatatacacattcagaattttctttaccacattttaccactctttaataatcctggatggccagactcatcaatagtttggtaccacacctacaccttacccttttatttcatctccatgcattCTTACACGCTGATTATATGTGCatacatgtgcaaaaacaatggagagattagggtagacatggttcatccgactgcttaggtaggatcggaacatttaggtggttagatacggacctgtgtgtctagaggtgtaaatagaaaaattgggtgttgtaagtgtgtgattgcatcgcagtgtatatattcgatttcagtttgtataagttttcgttctgaaacttaaaaaaaaaaaaaaaattcatgtttatatctcattcagtagatttgatttagacattttatttttattttgtgtaccaGAGATGATGCGTTGTTTAAATTTGgggttagagtttgagatttgttgggttttgatcatttgagacttgagcagttcgaaaacgtggttatcaatatactcggtttctccagcgattttgcataatgttttgcatttttggttatcgctgatacccacaaacacttgagcctcacctaattaaacactaaaacagcctcccaaacaccaagcccgttatacctgatggagatatctttggtggaaaggtcacgccctttttaatgaatgtaaagagttgattacttgaaactgagacttgcaggtctgaaatatggaaaggtttGCGCGGTCTTGGTGGAGATTTGGAACGAATGCCTTGACAGTCTCTGATTTAAGTGGTTAGCAAAATCACAAGGTAAGGTCTACTGAGGGTTAGTGAGCTCCCGAATTTTAATCCTCTTTACTTGAGGATaagcaaagattcaagtctgggggagttgatattccgtgtttttaacggttttaaactcgttttggagaaattaaatggtcggttttaattaatgttttggtctatttgatgcgttttggtgttcttaagtgtaatatgcaggttactagatagcttgcaagaaaagaacgcattcgggatttattcagaagcaagatggaccgaacaatggaccgaatgagaagtattgatcgcacaggacgtgagatcgaccgatccggtacatgtggatcgatcgatcccacgctttcatgcactagatcgaccgatccggtccatgtggatcgaccgatcccacgctctacgggctccacacgcacaaacgagcttttcactcctttttacccactcccctcaataagaGACGCAAGAACTCGACCTTTgggactcagaaaagaccaggggcgaccaagaaggagatttacaagttcttgagagagatttgagagttttgtacttgttttgtgtgatttgtgaagatttgtaaaggagttcatctcaaaaccatttggagaagatcttctgaacctttcctctgttttaatacaatcttatcatgttttcttcattaaaatcgtgttgttcttgcttagttatgtgtgagtagtcatctagttgggtttaggggttctcataggggatttcttgatgttttgattcataaaacgtgtgtagactaagggattacgttttggttcttcatctaatggatttcttactgcttgaactgaattgatcacttagttcatgatttcagattgtttgatgcaccgaaagtgattgtttgaatttccgaaaatactttagatgagcaaagtgtccttaaccctcggaagttgatgttattgcgctttgtgaacatattgaacctgttcttaatgcttgtttagaaattgaaactcagcggaagttagtgtggagatttctataacatagagaattagcgctacggaagtaggttaattctaatatcgtgtttgagttctagacggttcttaatatatccatgtgtctgccattaattgtatcttgattaaaaagaaatccctgagaattcccaatgcccaacgtttgttttaaaatagttttcaaatcgtttaaatcatctttttacagcttgtttatgatttgtgacactaaagaaaattaaataaaaaccatcaaaattatatctttgttcgctgtagctattaacttgtctgcaactctacgtgtgatcatcggtccctgtggattcgatcccgcattactactgcgtactttactgtgcacttgcagttagataatcgggttaaaactcgacacaTCAACATCCAAGCCTCGAACAGGAGGTAGGCGAAGGATTGATCCCTATGATTTGTCGTCAAGCGATAACCCTGGATCTATCATCTCTCAACCACAGCTTCGAGGACCAAATTATGATGAATGGTCTTTGAATATCCGACTTGCTTTACGCGCAAGGAAGAAGTTTGGTTTTGCTGATGGTAGTATTCCCAAGCCTGATGATGACTCTGACGATATTGATGATTGGTGGGCGAATAATGCCATGGTAGTCTCGTGGATTAAACTCACGATAGCTCCGGATCTGAGCAGTTCGTTATAGCATCATGAAGTGGCGCATGATCTCTGGATGCATATTCAGAAGCGGTTTTCTGTGAGAAACGGTCAGCGAGTACAGAGAATTAAAACTGAACTTGCGAACTGTCACCAGAAGGGTTCGGCCGTCGAAGCTTACTACGGCAAGCTGACGAAACTTTGGACAAGCTTGGCCGATTTTCAAAGGGAAAAAACTGCAGAAGAAATAGCTAAGGAACGCGAAGACAAACTTCAACAGTTTTTGATGGGACTTGACGAGAATCTGTTTGGTGCTGTGAAATCCTCTCTACTCTCACGTGATCCATTACCTTCTCTTGATGAGGCCTATCAGGTTGTTGTGCAAGATGAGGAATCAAAACGTGGAAGTCGCATGATAGAAGAACGCCCTGAAGGTGCGAGCTTTACAGTTCAAACTGCTTCATCAGGTTCCCGCCAACGACATCACCCTGAACTCAGAGATCCTTCGGCGCTATGTACTTTGTGTGGAAGAACTGGACATCTTGCTCAAAACTGTTTTCGCAAGATTGGATACCCATTCTGGTGGGGAACTCGATACCGTGAGCCACCTTCAACCACACAACCTGACCGCAGAACATCTTCTGGCTCTTCGCACTCTGCTCCAACGAACTCTGTTCCTCCAAATTGTCATCAACACGTCGTCCCGAACAAGCACGAGCAAATCAGGTGCTTGCGACTGCTCCGATTTCATCAGCGATGACTGCCATAACTGATGCTGATCATGTGGGTTTCACGGGATTGAATGATCAACAATGGAGGAATCTTGTTCATATGCTTAACGATCGTAATTCTGGTGATCACGATCATCTCTCAGGTATGTATTTCTCTGGATCTTGGATTATAGATTCTGGAGCCTCGAATCATATGACTGGTACTCTTGATTTTCTTACGGATATTGGTGATATGGCTCCAATGCGTATCAAACTTCCTGATGGTCGTTTTACTACTACAAATCGACAAGGAAAAGTCTACCTTGGTTCTCAGCTACGTTTGATTAACGTGTTCTTTGTTGAGGGATTGGATTGTCATCTCATCTCTGTATCTCAGTTAGCGAAAGATAATGGTTGTATCGTCCAGATGTCTGATAGAATTTGTGTTGTTCAGGACCGCATCACTCAAACCCTGATTGGAGCAGATAAGGAGCTAAACGGATTGTATTTCTTTTGTGGAGTGGCAGTTGCAGTGATGACACAAACTCAGACCCTACCAGCAATGGAAGTGTGGCATCGTAGATTTGGGCATCCAGCCTCGACCGCAATGGAGATGATGCGTTTTCCAGATTCTAGTAGTAGTTTCACTTTTGATTCGAAGACTTGCGATATTTGTATTCGAGCTAAACAATCCAGAGATTCTTTTCCTATAAGCATTAATAAAACTACAGAGGTTTTTGAGTTGATTCATTGTGATCTTTGGGGTCCTTACCGAACACAAGCTTTATGTGGATCACGTTATTTTCTCACTATTGTTGATGATTTCTCGCGAGCTTTATGGATCTATTTACTGCCGGATAAATCAAAGACGATGACAACTCTCAAAAATTTTATTGCGTTTGTTGAAAGACAATTTGGACGCAAGGTAAAGACTCTTCGTAGCGACAATGGTACTGAGTTTGTTGCATTACGCGGTTTCTTTAAGGACAAAGGGATTGTACATGAGACGTCATGTGTTGGCCCACCACAGCAAAATGGTCGGGTTGAGTGGAAACATCGACATATTCTAAATGTCTCTAGAGCACTTCGGTTTCAAGCAAATCTCCCTGTCGAATTCTGGGGATATTGTGTGCTTGCAGCATGCTACTTGATTAATCGCACACCAACGACTATTATCAAAGGAAAATCACCATACGAGATACTGTATTCGTGACCTCCTCCACTTGATCATCTGCGAGTGTTTGGTAGCTCATGTTATGTTCATAATCAGAGACATGGAGGGGATAAATTCGCGCCTCGGGGAACTCCTTCTGTGTTCATTGGGTATCCATTTGGTCAGAAAGGTTGGATTGTATATGATCTTGACACTGGCAGGATATCTACATCACATGATGTGGTTTTCAGGGAAAATGAATTTCCATTTGCCACAACAGTTACTGAAACGTCCTCCTCTCTGCAATCTCCTTTGATACAGCAACATACTAGTATCGATGATGATCCTCTGCTGTTTGATTGTCCTGCCTCTGTTCCGTCTCCTTTGACGGAGTTGTTGCCTGGCCCTGTCTTGTCTACCACAACTCCGGCTACACTGGTTCCTTTATCTGAACCCAACAACACTGATGATCTTCTTTCCACGCCAAGTTCATCTTCTCCAGTGTCTCTGCAAGCTCCAATAGTGGTTGCAGACTTGCAGAGATATTATCTGATTCGTCGTCTCCTCATATTCTTGATGAAACAGAACATGGGAGAGGCCGTCGGAATAAAATTCCTTCTACACGTCTACATGGCTATGTTACCAATACGACCCATGCTGGATCAGACAGCGATTTTACGGAGTCGTCGTGGTACCCTATTGATGATTATGTTGATTGTACTCATTTTTCTCCAGAACATCAGGCTTTCCTTGCAGTTATCACATCTGGTGTGATCCCTAAGACTTATGCTGAAGCCTTTACTGATGAGAAATGGCGTGGGGCAGTTGGGAACGAGATTGATGCCTTGGAAGAGAGAGGTACTTGGACGGTGGTGACATTACCGGTTGGAAAGAAAGCATTAGGCTGCAAGTGGGTTTTCACTATAAAATATTGCGCTGATGGAACTATAGAAGGATATAAAGCGAGATTGGTAGTCCTGGGAAATAATCAGACTGAAGGAGTTGATTACGAAGAAACGTTTGCACCAGTGTGTAAGATGGTTAGTGTCCGCTCTTTCCTGCAAGTCGCTGCCTCTTGTGATTGGGAAGTCCATCAAATGGACGTCCACAATGCCTTCTTACATGGAGATTTGGACGAAGAAGTTTACATCAAGTTTCCACCAGGCTTTCGAACTCCTGATACGACGCAAGTCTGTCGCCTACATAAGTCCCTCTACGGACTTAAACAGGCGCCTCGTTGTTGGTTCGCTAAGCTCTCCGAGTCTCTTAAGGAGTATGGTTTTATTCAGGATGTCTCAGATTACTCCTTATTTACCTTCGTACAAGGTGAGGTCAGACTTCATGTTCTCGTCTATGTGGATGATCTACTCATCACTGGGAGCTCTCCTGCAGCAATTCAAGTTTTTAAAGAATATTTGAGCTCATGTTTTCATATGAAGGACCTTGGGcacttgaaatattttttgggcATTGAAGTGGCTCGAAGCTCTACTGGGATCTATCTATGTCAACGCAAGTATGTACTCGACATCATCTCCGACTCTGGTCTTCTTGGTGCCAAACCAGCTTCTCATCCTATCGAACAGAATCATCAATTAGGCAAGTCAACAAAGGCGCTTTTACCGAATCCATCATTGTATCGGCGTCTTGTTGGTCGACTGATATATCTTGGAACGACTCGCCCAGACCTATCGTATGCTATACACTGCTTATCCCAGTTTATGCATAAACCGACTACTGAGCATTGGGATGCTGCACTAAGAGTTGTACGATATCTGAAAGGTAATCCGGGACAGGGTATTTTGCTCCGTTCGGATTCTGATCTTCGTCTGTCTGCTTGGTGTGATTCTGATTGGGCAGCATGTTCTTCTAGTCGTCGGTCTCTTACTGCCTGGTTCATTCAACTTGGTAGCTCTCCGGTGTCCTGGAAAACACGTAAACAGGATCGTGTCTCGCGTTCATCAGCAGAAGCTGAATATCGCGCCATGGCAGACACGGTGAGTGAAATTATATGGCTGCGTGCTCTATTAGAGACACTTGGAGTCGACTGTTCTGCTGGTGTAACTCTTCACTGTGACAGTATGTCTGTGATATATCTGAGCAAGAACCCGGTTTTTCACGAGCAAACAAAGCATATTGGAAAGGAGTGTCATTTCATACGAGACGAGATTCTGCGAGGGGTGATCATTCCAAAACATGTTTCGACAACTACTCAACTTGCGGATATTCTTACTAAGACTCTAGGACGCAAGGAGTTTGAATCTTTTCTCTCCAAGTTGGGTGTTtgtgatctccacactccaacTTGAGGGGGGTATTAAGAGAGTTATGACCTTTTATGTATTTACTTCTTATATAAGGATGTATAGACAAATAACTAAAGATTGTATTAGGTCAACTATGCGTATAAGAGGCAAACGCCTACTACGACATTGAATAAGAAAACTCTTTATACCAAACTAGAGTTTTGACACAGTGTATATTGACAAACAGAGATCGTAGAGGTTAATACGAGAGGAAATACCTTCACAATATACAAGCACATATTTCTTAAGAGAATATCCTAAACTTGGTATACAAGATATAAACTCAAAGAATAAGAAATTATGCGATATATCATGATCCAATATAAGATAGTCTTGTGCGATTTACCTGCTTACAAAATCACATTCACACCTAGTATATATGCCAAATTACGttgacaaagaaaatataaGCCAAATCAGTCTTAACTACTACAATGCTAATCAAATCTTATTATTGACTCTCTTTGCTTGAATCTCTAATCCGTCGCGAGCACCACGAGCATCTCCACCACCAAAAAGTTTCTCAATCTCTTCCAATGGCACTCCTTTCGTCTCCGGcaacataaagaagaagaaccaccaCGCTACAACCGCGATTCCAGCGAACATGAAGAACACACCGCCCATCGTGATCGTCTTCATAATTGTCAGAAAACTCATAGACCGTTGCGTTCATGATCCTATTAACCGCAACGCCTATGCTCGCTCCCTGAGCCCTAAGTCTCAACGGGAATATCTCAGAGCTGTACACCCACGTTATAGGCCCAAGCCCGATCGAGAAAAACGCTACAAACGTGTACGCAGAGACGATGCTCAACCTCAAGGCCCACACTAACCGCCCGAAACGGTGAACCATCGTGAGACCAATCGCTAAACTGGTCGACGCAAAAACCATACCGCCTGTACTCGTCAGCAGAAGCTTTCTCCGACCTACCTTGTCCAGCAAGAAAGTCGCTATTACTATTAAAACAGCCTTGGTTAAACCTACACCGACCGTGGCTAGTAAGAGCTTGTCTTTTGAAGTCACTCCAGCTTTCTCGAAGATCTTTGGGCTGTACAAAACGACGGCTTCGATCCCAGTCGCGTGCTCGAAAAAATGTATCCCCAGAGCCGCGATCAAGATCAAACGCACCGCGGGTGTAGGGTTTATCACCAGCTCTCTCCATACACCGCGGCCAACCGCTTTAACCGCTCCATCTTCCTCTATCTCTGCAGCGGCTAAAATGTCCCTGAAGcgttcttcagcttcttcttcggtgTTGGATATCAAAACCATGATTTTCTTGGCCTCTTCTAACCTACCTTGCATCACAAGCCACCTCGGAGATTCAGGCATTTTCAAAATCCCAAACGCTAATATCATTGAAGGAATCGCTGCGAGTCCAAGCATCAATCTCCAGCCGAGTTTCAACGCCAGTTTTCCGAAGCAGTAGTTCGAGACATAGCCTAGTAAGATCCCTAGACTAATACAAAGCTCAGGGAGCGAAGTGAGAAAGCCTCTGTGTGAAGCAGAG
This genomic stretch from Brassica napus cultivar Da-Ae chromosome C9, Da-Ae, whole genome shotgun sequence harbors:
- the LOC125592455 gene encoding probable polyol transporter 3, with the protein product MGILNLCALVGSLTAGKTSDVIGRRYTIALSSVIFLVGSVVMGYGPNYAVLMVGRCIAGVGVGFALMIAPVYSAEIASASHRGFLTSLPELCISLGILLGYVSNYCFGKLALKLGWRLMLGLAAIPSMILAFGILKMPESPRWLVMQGRLEEAKKIMVLISNTEEEAEERFRDILAAAEIEEDGAVKAVGRGVWRELVINPTPAVRLILIAALGIHFFEHATGIEAVVLYSPKIFEKAGVTSKDKLLLATVGVGLTKAVLIVIATFLLDKVGRRKLLLTSTGGMVFASTSLAIGLTMVHRFGRLVWALRLSIVSAYTFVAFFSIGLGPITWVYSSEIFPLRLRAQGASIGVAVNRIMNATVYEFSDNYEDDHDGRCVLHVRWNRGCSVVVLLLYVAGDERSAIGRD